The following DNA comes from Miscanthus floridulus cultivar M001 chromosome 5, ASM1932011v1, whole genome shotgun sequence.
TTGGTTCAAGGCACCGATTCTTTCCATGTGGGCTcacatttttaaaaaaatctatTTATGCCGGCAACTGAATTCACTTATTGTCAGGGGATTCCTAGTATATGGTTCATGATAATCAAACCAAACTTTCTAAATAGCCACTAAAGAAAAATAGAGTAAACCCTTATGTTCTCAGACAAGCCAAATATTCAGGCACCAATAAGTGTAACCCTACctgtacaaattaaaattataaAACAAAGAGGTTTATAGTTACAAACGCAGAGAGAAATGAATAACCTGTTCGGATTCTGTGCTTCATTATTACAAATTCATGCTAATTTATTGAAGTATAGGAATGGACCAATCCTTGTAATAGCTATGCTTCTTTTTTTTACAACTGTTACTGTACTCGTAGTGGTATATCATCTGCTTTATCCCCATCAAATATCCGATTAAGTATCAACGCCAACCTGATTCCAGCCTGTGCTAATCTCTTCTCCACAATCGGGTATCTAGTGAAAAAATAATCATCTGCGTCCCAGAATGTGGAGCTTCTAAGTATTGTTATCCAAAAGATCATGCAGTTTTAATCATATCACAGCGATATATATGCTTACCTCCTAGAGTAATGCCTTGCTCCACATCTTTGTAGGCATAGTTGCAGGAATAATGGATGCTCTCAATTGCATAGCTGCATGTCATATGGTCAAGGTCATATAATGTCAATTCTGTATGACTGTAACACAAGAACGAAAATGAAGTTTCTAAATtgaatatgaatcctactcattTGCACAGGTGGCATGTTTGTTCTCGCAATTTTCCCAGTGAGTAATATCGTCAGACCATCCACCCTACAACTTACATTATTAGAAACTAGAAAATCATCCTTGTCCTTGAAGTTATATAGCAATCTTGTAGCATACTTACTGTAAGGTTCATCTTGAGAGTCTCTACCATGGTATCCATGCTCTTGTTGTAGAAGTCCTTGATTGCCGTATCTATAATGCTGACATCCCACACCTAGCAAAACACAAGATGGTGACTCTCAGACTGACTACCTGATGAGTACATCTGAAATTTGGTATCGAAGTTATATCAGAGGTGCAAGCACAGACGTGATGGAGGTTTGCTTTCCTCCGGTACCAGTGGACGGTGATCGTGTTCCCGCCTTCGTCATCTTCAAAGCCTACATGCAGTGGCTGGTGGACGTCGCCGACGAAATGTGCCAGGAACATCAGGCTCTCCGTCAGGTTATCTAATATGTGTATATGAATGTTCAGAAGACAGAATCACTCCTGTTCGGTCTGCTAGATTAAACAAAGTTTCCACATATCCTGGAATAGTTCGGCACACACTTACACGAAGTCTTCTGGCCATAGCTGTAGAGCTGGTCAGTGTAGTTGTTGATAGCCCCGACGACGCACATCCCTTCCTGGCCACGAGAATTGTGGCAATCCCCTGAAAGGAACATTTGACAGCACGTGTTAATTCTAAACTCTTGATGCTGGTACACACTTTCAGTAATCAGAAGAGTAGTTCCGGCTGGGCTCTTCTCAACGTCTCTGTCAGTCTGTCACTGTATGGCAAGTTTGTGGGTCGTCAGACACGTCTCTTTGATTTGCCACAcgaatatactccctccgtcctaaaaagaatgcaactaaGAATTGTATGCCAATTAAAGTGGTTTACATTTGACTAAGTTTCTAATAAATGAGATTCACATCTATGgctccaaatcaatttattatgaaaatatatttatttgatatcataaatattgatactttttatCAATTATTGGTCAAACTTATAATACTTTAATTTAACGAGTACCGTTCTAAAACTGCATTCTTTCTGAGACGGGTGCAGTACCTCAAGTAACAGTGGATTGTTTGCTAAAGCAACTGATTTAGGTAGTATCGGTGTAGTACCTCAAGTAACAGTGGATTGTTTGCTAAAGCAACTGATTTAGGtagtatctttttttttttttttttttgcatccaATCGGATTTTACTGGTAAGTTAGCATCACATGTAACATATCCGACTCTAACAACATTACAAGAGGTTTTGTGTGCACATGTGGCTGCCGGCGACGTGCTCGATCGGGGGCGGTCACGTTCCTGTCCCTTAAGAACGTGGGCCAAAGATAAGATACGGAAAATATCCTGTTCTTAACCGGGACAAAGAAAACAACTGTCTCGCTGTCTCATTTGTCCACGTGCAATTATTTGTTCatcctttatttttttttttttgcttttattAGTTCACCATTTTTTTTGCTTTTCAATTATTTCCACCGGATTTATGCCTGCATCATCGGCCGTACAATATTCGGAGAGAAACATTTGAATGGGGTTAAGATATATTTTTCTGAATGAGGTTGGTAAGATAACTAGCAAAAGTAGTGTTTATTACGATGAAAGCGGCTGCTTGAAAAGAACATGTATGGGCTAAACAATCAGGCCGACCATGTGGTAGATGCGTGAAGCAAAGCAGCTCAGAGATCTGCATCTTCACTCAACCCCTTGTCCTCTCCAAGAAGCAACACAGTATTCGGTTGGTCATGAGTTATGACACTTGGAGGAAGGCTCAGTGTGCATGACCAAATCAGTGAGGCACAATTCACAACGGTATCGATGTTTATCCGCGGCACCTCCATCGTAGATAACCAATTTTAACTCAATTTTTTTTTCACGGAGAATGTCAGTTAAAACTCCGCCTATAGTGGGGTGCCTTTGGTATCTAGCATAGCAGGTTCTAAGCCcttgtaaaggaggagggttgtgttatgCGCGGCGAGCCAATATAAAAACTTAACCACTtttatggagatgaaacccaaaagaatcccgttagggcgtaaccctcttagcgacgcgctatGTCGGAACCcgagtatggtgttaaatgagcaagggtcggGTCGTCACCCCCATGACACGTCGTGTCGCGATCTggacacggtgtcaagtgagcaaggattaggtcgtcgcatccttagtggcgcgccacatcggcgcctaggtgtggtgcaaaatgagtaagggtcttca
Coding sequences within:
- the LOC136449637 gene encoding endonuclease 2-like; translated protein: MAPHPFPLVFLLLLLAPPRADAWGKEGHIMVCKIAEKYLSEKAAAAVQALLPESAGGELSTMCPWADTVRWHYHWASPLHYVNTPQVCNFKYSRDCHNSRGQEGMCVVGAINNYTDQLYSYGQKTSYNLTESLMFLAHFVGDVHQPLHVGFEDDEGGNTITVHWYRRKANLHHVWDVSIIDTAIKDFYNKSMDTMVETLKMNLTGGWSDDITHWENCENKHATCANDYAIESIHYSCNYAYKDVEQGITLGDDYFFTRYPIVEKRLAQAGIRLALILNRIFDGDKADDIPLRVQ